A portion of the Tenacibaculum todarodis genome contains these proteins:
- the cdd gene encoding cytidine deaminase, protein MKKIDIRTSATIFDSVSELSSEEQNLMTNAIEARKKAYAPYSKFKVGAALLLDNGEIILGNNQESAAYPSGMCAERVAIWKAGSDYPNMKVKKIAITAASTENLVNKPVGPCGACRQTLSEYEINQKEPIEIIFMGEIGQIVKTESLLSLLPFSFDSSYL, encoded by the coding sequence ATGAAGAAAATTGACATACGAACTTCTGCAACTATTTTTGATTCAGTTTCGGAGCTTTCATCAGAAGAACAAAACTTAATGACCAACGCCATTGAAGCAAGAAAAAAAGCATATGCTCCTTATTCAAAATTTAAAGTTGGAGCTGCCTTATTATTAGATAATGGAGAAATCATTTTAGGAAATAATCAAGAAAGTGCTGCCTATCCTTCTGGAATGTGTGCAGAAAGAGTAGCAATTTGGAAAGCTGGCTCTGATTACCCAAACATGAAAGTCAAAAAAATAGCCATAACCGCAGCATCTACTGAAAACTTAGTAAATAAACCTGTTGGACCTTGCGGAGCATGCAGACAAACGTTGTCTGAATACGAAATCAACCAAAAAGAACCTATAGAAATTATTTTTATGGGAGAAATAGGTCAAATTGTAAAAACAGAATCGTTGCTCTCACTTCTACCCTTCTCTTTTGATAGTTCATACCTATAA
- a CDS encoding group III truncated hemoglobin — protein MKKDITSRKDIKHIICKFYEKLLNDEEMLPFFENFVQNKTLEKHIDIITDFWNDILFDTITYSNNVLKKHLDINSFIAFREKHFTIWMSYLFETIDTDFIGLNTSKMKERATSISMVMKLKMNLYKN, from the coding sequence ATGAAAAAAGATATTACTTCTAGGAAAGACATTAAACATATTATTTGTAAGTTTTATGAAAAACTATTAAATGATGAAGAAATGCTTCCTTTTTTTGAAAATTTTGTACAAAACAAAACCCTCGAAAAACATATAGATATTATTACAGATTTCTGGAATGATATTCTTTTTGATACTATAACATATTCTAATAATGTATTAAAAAAACATTTAGATATAAACTCTTTTATTGCGTTTAGGGAAAAGCACTTTACCATTTGGATGTCGTATTTATTTGAAACAATTGACACTGATTTCATCGGTTTAAACACTTCTAAAATGAAAGAAAGAGCAACTTCTATATCAATGGTAATGAAGCTTAAGATGAATCTATATAAAAATTAG
- a CDS encoding 3-oxoacyl-ACP synthase III family protein translates to MISAKITGTGAYIPTIKKENVKFAKSEFLNADGSSFNAENTVIIDKFKTITGIEERRYAENHFTASDLAYFAAEKAIEDAKINPEDLDYIILAHNFGDVKKDTIQSDILPSLATRVKHLLRINNPNCVAYDILFGCPGWVEGVIQAQAFIKAGIAKKCLVIGAETLSRVVDLHDRDSMIYSDGAGACIVEATDETSESGILSHASQTFAKDEAFYLFFGKSFNENKDKDVRYIKMHGRKIYEFALTNVPKAMKIALDKSGVSIDEVKKIFIHQANEKMDEAIINRFFRLYKKPVPEGVMPMSIHKLGNSSVATVPTLLDMVLKGNIENQEVKKGDVILLASVGAGMNINAITYRF, encoded by the coding sequence ATGATTTCAGCAAAAATAACAGGTACAGGAGCCTACATACCAACAATAAAAAAAGAAAACGTAAAATTTGCAAAAAGTGAATTTCTAAACGCAGATGGCTCTAGTTTTAATGCTGAAAATACTGTAATAATTGATAAGTTTAAAACTATTACAGGAATTGAAGAAAGACGTTATGCTGAAAATCATTTTACCGCGTCTGATTTAGCCTATTTTGCTGCTGAAAAAGCCATTGAAGATGCTAAAATAAATCCTGAAGACTTAGACTACATTATTTTAGCTCATAACTTTGGAGACGTTAAAAAAGACACTATACAAAGTGATATTTTACCAAGTTTAGCAACACGGGTTAAACATTTACTTCGCATAAACAACCCTAATTGTGTTGCTTATGACATTCTTTTTGGCTGTCCTGGTTGGGTTGAAGGTGTAATACAAGCACAAGCATTTATAAAAGCTGGTATTGCTAAAAAATGTTTAGTTATTGGAGCCGAAACACTTTCTAGAGTTGTAGACCTACACGATAGAGATTCTATGATTTATAGTGACGGAGCTGGTGCTTGTATTGTTGAAGCTACAGATGAAACTTCTGAAAGTGGAATTTTAAGTCACGCATCACAAACCTTTGCAAAAGATGAAGCTTTTTATTTATTCTTCGGAAAATCTTTCAATGAAAACAAAGATAAAGATGTTCGATATATTAAAATGCATGGTCGTAAAATTTACGAATTCGCATTAACAAATGTTCCGAAAGCAATGAAAATTGCTTTAGATAAAAGTGGTGTTTCTATAGATGAAGTAAAGAAAATATTTATTCATCAAGCAAACGAAAAAATGGATGAAGCTATTATTAATAGATTCTTTCGATTATATAAAAAACCTGTGCCAGAAGGCGTTATGCCAATGAGCATTCATAAACTAGGTAACAGTTCGGTTGCAACAGTACCAACATTATTAGATATGGTTTTAAAAGGAAATATAGAAAACCAAGAAGTTAAAAAAGGAGATGTTATTTTACTAGCTTCTGTTGGTGCAGGTATGAATATAAATGCAATAACGTATCGATTTTAA
- the guaA gene encoding glutamine-hydrolyzing GMP synthase produces the protein MQQHNVLILDFGSQYTQLIARRVRELNIYCEIHPYNKIPQNLNDFKAVILSGSPSSVRSEEAPHPDLSEIRGKKPLLAVCYGAQYLAHFSGGLVAPSNTREYGRANLSYVKEGEEFLANISKGSQVWMSHSDTIKELPTNGKLLASTNDVENAAYKIEGEKTYAIQFHPEVYHSTDGKQLLQNFLVSIAGVAQTWTPDSFVDETVADLKAKVGNDKVVLGLSGGVDSTVAAVLLHKAIGSNLHCIFVNNGLLRKNEYTDVLKQYEGMGLNVKGVDASARFLNELAGLSDPEAKRKAIGKVFIDVFDDEANQIEDAKWLAQGTIYPDVIESVSVNGGPSATIKSHHNVGGLPDFMKLKIVEPLRMIFKDEVRRVGKSMGIDAELLGRHPFPGPGLAIRILGDITSEKVRILQEVDAIFINGLKESGLYNKVWQAGAILLPVNSVGVMGDERTYEKVVALRAVESTDGMTADWVNLPYEFLQKTSNNIINKVKGVNRVVYDISSKPPATIEWE, from the coding sequence ATGCAACAACACAACGTACTTATATTAGATTTTGGCTCGCAATACACACAACTAATTGCACGCCGCGTAAGAGAATTAAACATCTATTGTGAAATTCACCCTTACAATAAAATACCACAAAACTTAAACGATTTTAAAGCGGTAATTCTATCAGGAAGCCCATCTTCAGTTCGTTCAGAAGAAGCTCCTCATCCAGATTTATCAGAAATTAGAGGTAAAAAACCATTGTTAGCTGTTTGTTATGGCGCACAATATTTAGCTCATTTTTCTGGTGGATTAGTTGCTCCTTCAAACACAAGAGAATACGGAAGAGCAAATTTATCTTACGTTAAAGAAGGAGAAGAATTTTTAGCAAACATCTCTAAAGGAAGTCAAGTTTGGATGAGTCATTCAGACACCATAAAAGAACTACCTACAAACGGAAAACTTTTAGCAAGCACAAACGATGTAGAGAATGCAGCTTATAAGATTGAAGGAGAAAAGACGTATGCAATTCAATTTCATCCAGAAGTGTATCATTCTACCGATGGTAAACAATTATTACAAAATTTTTTAGTTAGTATAGCAGGAGTAGCACAAACTTGGACACCAGATTCTTTTGTAGATGAAACGGTTGCCGATTTAAAAGCTAAAGTTGGTAACGACAAAGTAGTTTTAGGATTATCTGGAGGAGTAGATTCTACGGTAGCAGCAGTACTTTTACACAAAGCAATTGGAAGTAATTTACATTGTATTTTTGTAAACAACGGTTTGTTACGTAAAAACGAATATACAGACGTTTTAAAGCAATACGAAGGTATGGGCTTAAACGTAAAAGGTGTAGATGCTTCGGCACGTTTTTTGAATGAACTTGCAGGATTAAGCGATCCAGAAGCAAAAAGAAAAGCAATTGGTAAAGTATTTATTGATGTTTTTGATGATGAAGCAAATCAAATTGAAGATGCAAAATGGTTAGCACAAGGCACAATTTATCCTGATGTAATAGAATCGGTTTCCGTAAACGGAGGTCCTTCAGCAACTATTAAGAGTCATCATAATGTTGGTGGTTTACCAGATTTCATGAAATTGAAAATTGTAGAACCGCTAAGAATGATTTTTAAAGATGAAGTTCGCCGGGTTGGAAAATCGATGGGAATTGATGCTGAGTTATTAGGTCGTCATCCATTTCCTGGACCAGGTTTAGCAATTAGAATTTTAGGAGATATAACGTCAGAAAAAGTTCGTATTTTGCAAGAAGTAGATGCTATTTTCATCAACGGATTAAAAGAAAGTGGTTTATATAACAAAGTTTGGCAAGCCGGAGCTATTTTATTACCAGTAAATTCTGTAGGTGTTATGGGAGATGAACGTACTTATGAAAAAGTAGTTGCTCTTAGAGCTGTAGAAAGTACTGATGGAATGACGGCAGATTGGGTAAATTTACCATATGAGTTTTTACAAAAAACATCAAACAATATAATTAATAAAGTAAAAGGTGTTAACAGAGTAGTTTATGACATTAGTTCTAAACCACCTGCAACTATAGAATGGGAATAA
- a CDS encoding LysM peptidoglycan-binding domain-containing protein gives MKRLKFLILLCIMTFAVSCGQQKKYIEYKVKDGETMRSIAKNYNLKTKDLLRLNPDVGRKPDANTVIIIPNSKKNNTQIAENIKVDKVETKIDEVKTPIDVTAEEANTVDSELEELKKNFVVHKVKAKETVYGLTRFYNISKEELFTLNPTVEKEGLKINQVIKIKPILTEEDAEANDVFEDNIKSNSEVNIALLLPFRANEYKDTDAKDVFSNNTLANIVTDFYMGAEIAIDSIRKKGVKVNVQVFDTEKRSSRINSIASSGQLKNADVIIGPFYSDEAKKLAGSVSSPVVFPHFSKDQKTFSSSKLIKTAPDKSSYLEALTNYLSESYTNENIIVVGDGKAKSNSNILKIVSKLKKNDSINTISILKPKNGYIKKEKFTDLMKPKTHTWVIVVSDNDVAVADALNSMISLPEEVTAQVFAIDKNKAFNRIDNFKLAKINFSYVTNEFIDESNYATKAFNSKYRKLNNSLPSIHSTKGFDITYDVLARLASSNNDLKETLNEGSSYRLVSKFDYKKRLFGVTNNEGLFILKYNEDLSLTRLK, from the coding sequence ATGAAAAGATTAAAATTTTTGATTTTACTATGTATTATGACCTTTGCTGTATCATGTGGTCAGCAAAAAAAGTACATCGAATACAAAGTAAAAGATGGTGAAACTATGCGTAGTATTGCCAAAAACTACAATCTTAAAACTAAAGATTTATTACGTTTAAACCCTGATGTTGGCAGAAAACCAGATGCAAATACCGTAATTATTATTCCAAATTCAAAGAAGAATAACACGCAAATTGCAGAAAACATTAAAGTTGATAAAGTAGAAACTAAAATTGATGAAGTAAAAACTCCTATTGATGTTACTGCTGAAGAAGCTAACACAGTAGATTCAGAATTAGAAGAATTGAAAAAAAACTTTGTAGTTCATAAAGTTAAAGCTAAAGAGACTGTTTACGGTTTAACTCGTTTTTATAATATTTCTAAAGAAGAATTATTTACATTAAATCCTACAGTAGAAAAGGAAGGTTTAAAAATTAATCAAGTAATAAAAATTAAACCCATTTTAACTGAAGAAGATGCAGAAGCAAATGATGTTTTTGAAGACAACATAAAATCCAATTCTGAAGTTAACATAGCATTATTATTACCTTTTAGAGCAAACGAATACAAAGACACTGACGCTAAAGATGTGTTTAGCAATAATACTTTAGCAAATATTGTTACTGATTTTTATATGGGAGCAGAAATTGCAATCGATTCAATTAGAAAAAAAGGTGTAAAAGTTAATGTTCAAGTTTTTGATACAGAAAAAAGGAGCTCTAGGATTAATTCTATAGCTTCTAGTGGTCAATTAAAAAATGCTGATGTAATAATTGGCCCATTTTATTCAGATGAAGCTAAAAAATTAGCTGGTAGCGTTAGCTCTCCTGTTGTTTTTCCACATTTCTCTAAAGATCAAAAAACATTTTCATCTTCAAAATTAATAAAAACGGCTCCAGATAAAAGTAGTTATTTAGAAGCATTAACAAACTACTTATCTGAAAGTTATACTAATGAAAACATTATTGTTGTTGGAGACGGTAAAGCTAAATCAAACTCTAATATTCTTAAAATAGTTAGTAAATTAAAAAAGAACGATTCTATTAATACTATCTCTATTTTAAAACCTAAAAATGGTTACATTAAAAAAGAGAAATTTACAGATTTAATGAAGCCAAAAACGCATACTTGGGTTATAGTAGTTTCTGACAATGATGTTGCTGTAGCAGATGCATTAAATAGTATGATTTCTTTACCAGAAGAAGTTACTGCTCAGGTTTTTGCTATTGATAAGAACAAAGCATTTAATAGAATTGATAACTTTAAATTAGCAAAAATTAATTTTAGTTATGTAACCAATGAGTTTATAGATGAAAGTAACTATGCTACTAAAGCTTTTAATTCTAAATATAGAAAACTAAATAATTCTTTACCTTCTATTCATTCAACTAAAGGTTTTGATATTACTTATGATGTTTTAGCTCGTTTAGCTAGCTCTAACAACGACCTAAAAGAAACACTAAACGAAGGTAGTTCCTATAGATTAGTAAGTAAGTTTGATTATAAAAAACGCTTATTTGGTGTTACAAATAATGAAGGTTTATTTATATTAAAGTACAATGAAGATTTAAGTTTAACTAGGTTGAAGTAA
- a CDS encoding DegT/DnrJ/EryC1/StrS family aminotransferase, with amino-acid sequence MSKIWLSSPHMGGTEQKYVQEAFDTNWVAPLGPNVNGFEQDLASYVEEDSKVACLASGTSALHLALILAGVKLNDTVICQSMTFSASANPITYQGAEPIFVDSEKETWNLCPNHLEKAIKAGIANNKKPKAIIIVHLYGMPAKMDEIVAIANKYEIALIEDAAEALGSTYKGQKCGTFCDYGVLSFNGNKIITTSGGGALVCKTEETKQKTIFLATQARDNAPHYQHSEIGYNYRMSNIVAGIGRGQMEVLDKHIGLRRANNQFYKELFKDVDGIEVFVEPTKDYFSNHWLSCITVDEKKTGFSRENIRLKLLEDNIETRPLWKPMHLQPVFKDCAYFGDSVAEDLFKNGLCLPSGSNLTDEDRDRIKTSFLKMITK; translated from the coding sequence ATGAGTAAAATATGGCTATCCTCACCACACATGGGAGGAACTGAACAAAAATACGTGCAAGAAGCATTTGATACAAATTGGGTAGCACCTTTAGGTCCAAATGTAAATGGATTTGAACAAGATCTAGCAAGCTACGTAGAAGAAGACTCAAAGGTAGCTTGTCTTGCATCAGGAACATCTGCATTACACTTAGCATTAATTTTAGCAGGTGTAAAATTAAACGATACTGTTATTTGCCAAAGCATGACGTTTTCAGCTTCAGCAAATCCAATTACCTATCAAGGTGCTGAACCAATTTTTGTAGATAGTGAAAAGGAAACTTGGAACTTGTGTCCAAATCACTTAGAAAAAGCAATAAAAGCAGGTATAGCTAATAACAAAAAGCCAAAAGCAATTATTATTGTTCATTTATATGGAATGCCTGCTAAAATGGATGAAATAGTAGCGATTGCTAATAAATATGAAATTGCATTAATTGAAGATGCTGCAGAAGCTTTAGGTTCAACATATAAAGGTCAAAAGTGTGGAACTTTTTGTGACTATGGTGTTTTATCATTCAACGGAAATAAAATTATTACAACTTCAGGTGGTGGAGCTTTAGTGTGTAAAACTGAAGAAACAAAGCAAAAAACTATTTTTTTAGCAACACAAGCAAGAGATAACGCACCACATTACCAACATTCTGAAATTGGTTATAATTATAGAATGAGCAATATAGTTGCAGGTATCGGTAGAGGACAAATGGAAGTTCTAGATAAACATATTGGCTTAAGAAGAGCAAATAATCAGTTTTATAAAGAGTTATTTAAAGATGTTGATGGTATTGAGGTCTTTGTAGAACCAACAAAAGATTATTTTTCTAACCATTGGTTGAGTTGTATTACTGTTGATGAGAAAAAAACAGGGTTTTCTAGAGAAAATATCCGTTTAAAATTATTAGAAGACAATATAGAAACAAGACCACTTTGGAAACCAATGCATTTACAACCAGTTTTTAAGGATTGTGCTTATTTTGGAGATTCTGTAGCTGAAGATTTATTTAAAAATGGTTTATGTTTACCTTCTGGTTCTAATTTAACTGATGAAGATCGAGATAGAATAAAAACTTCATTTTTAAAAATGATTACTAAGTAA
- a CDS encoding acetyltransferase: MNKVCLFGASGHGKVIKDIVESNGISVAAFIDDNPNAKELLNIPVFNSNQIKEFLEQKFILSVGNNSIRKKISQKFSLEYTSSIHLSAIVSSTSSIDVGTVVMAGAVINSETKIGKHCIVNSNSVVEHDCVLEDFVHISPNVTITGNIKIGEGTHVGAGATIIPNLKIGKWVTIGAGAVIIRDIPDYAIVVGSPGKIIKYKKEDE; encoded by the coding sequence ATGAATAAGGTTTGTTTGTTTGGAGCAAGTGGTCATGGAAAAGTAATTAAAGATATTGTAGAAAGTAACGGTATAAGTGTTGCTGCTTTTATCGATGATAATCCAAATGCTAAAGAGTTATTAAACATCCCCGTTTTTAATTCTAATCAAATAAAAGAATTTTTAGAACAAAAGTTTATTCTAAGTGTTGGAAATAACTCAATTAGAAAAAAAATTAGTCAAAAATTTAGTTTAGAATATACAAGTTCTATTCATTTATCAGCAATAGTTTCTTCTACTTCATCGATAGATGTAGGGACGGTAGTAATGGCTGGTGCAGTTATAAATTCAGAAACAAAAATAGGTAAGCATTGTATTGTTAATTCAAATTCAGTGGTAGAACATGATTGTGTTTTAGAAGATTTTGTTCATATTTCACCAAATGTAACAATAACAGGAAATATAAAAATAGGAGAAGGAACACATGTTGGTGCAGGCGCAACCATTATTCCTAATTTAAAAATAGGTAAATGGGTTACAATTGGTGCAGGTGCAGTTATTATAAGAGATATTCCAGATTATGCTATTGTAGTAGGTAGCCCTGGTAAAATAATTAAATATAAAAAAGAAGATGAGTAA
- a CDS encoding sugar transferase, whose translation MYIHFFKRVIDFLISLVGLFVLSPLFFIVLILLMINNNGRPFFFQNRPGKNEKIFKVIKFKTMNDKKDFQGNLLSDSERLTKVGNFVRKTSLDEIPQLINVIKGDMSIIGPRPLLPEYLTLYNNIQKKRHNVRPGITGWAQVNGRNAISWEKKFDFDVWYVENISFLIDLKIFFKTFSKVFKSEGINTKGEATTTKFLGNE comes from the coding sequence TTGTATATACATTTTTTTAAACGAGTTATAGATTTTTTAATTTCACTAGTGGGTTTATTTGTTTTAAGCCCTCTTTTTTTTATTGTTTTAATCTTATTAATGATTAATAATAATGGAAGACCTTTTTTCTTTCAGAATAGACCTGGGAAAAATGAAAAAATATTTAAAGTAATTAAGTTTAAAACCATGAATGATAAGAAAGATTTTCAAGGTAACTTATTGTCAGATTCCGAAAGATTAACTAAGGTAGGAAACTTTGTAAGGAAAACATCATTAGATGAAATTCCACAATTAATTAATGTTATCAAAGGAGATATGAGTATAATTGGTCCAAGACCTTTATTACCAGAATATTTAACGTTGTATAATAATATTCAAAAGAAAAGACATAATGTTCGTCCAGGAATTACGGGTTGGGCGCAAGTAAATGGTAGGAACGCAATTAGTTGGGAGAAAAAATTTGATTTTGATGTTTGGTACGTTGAAAATATTAGTTTTTTAATTGATTTAAAGATTTTTTTTAAAACATTTTCTAAAGTTTTTAAAAGTGAAGGGATAAATACTAAAGGAGAAGCTACAACTACAAAATTCTTAGGAAATGAATAA
- a CDS encoding O-antigen ligase family protein — MFTINKAQLSYLYHLNLINLILGFKLVVFFHSVTNFELNNISLYYRAISLFLVLLVIFFNGKKIFHIKSKLFIAIVFFWIIMFVKIIYSFYYSSINYPESILKYVFTFFGVLVLPSLSILATPLEKINFKFIIKILFITLIITALLSVFSYDFNNLESRLSKYLKINPIALGYIGANLGLISGFLFFKNKRLIFILTFLLAILLIALSASRGALISLFISLLLSIIFNYNIKLKNKWGYFIGFNVFLIVVLFLSLNYNLAFSERILKLFYNSDESLRQRTVLWLASIKGFLNNPFLGNTFLISLKLKKSIVTYPHNFIFESFYTGGIIGGMLYLYILLDSFKKALKILVNSELGWISLIFIQFIIFGLLSSSIYFFYQFWLFLFLILSVSLFLKENKNNNKFN; from the coding sequence TTGTTTACTATAAATAAAGCACAACTTTCTTATTTATATCATTTAAACCTAATTAATTTAATACTGGGATTTAAATTAGTTGTGTTTTTCCATTCAGTTACTAACTTTGAATTGAATAACATAAGCTTATATTATAGAGCTATTTCTTTGTTTCTAGTATTGTTAGTTATTTTTTTTAATGGGAAAAAAATATTTCATATAAAAAGTAAATTATTTATTGCTATAGTTTTTTTCTGGATCATTATGTTCGTTAAAATTATTTATAGCTTTTATTATTCTTCTATTAATTATCCTGAATCTATATTAAAATATGTTTTTACTTTTTTTGGAGTCCTAGTTTTACCTAGCTTAAGTATTTTAGCAACTCCATTAGAAAAAATTAATTTTAAATTTATAATAAAAATTTTATTTATAACATTAATTATTACAGCGCTACTAAGTGTTTTTTCATATGATTTTAATAACCTAGAATCTAGACTTTCTAAATACCTAAAAATAAATCCAATAGCACTAGGTTATATAGGTGCAAATTTAGGCTTGATTTCAGGTTTTTTGTTTTTTAAGAATAAAAGATTAATTTTTATACTAACTTTTTTACTTGCCATTCTTTTAATTGCTTTATCTGCAAGTAGAGGAGCATTAATAAGCTTATTTATAAGTCTATTATTATCAATTATTTTCAATTATAATATAAAGTTGAAGAATAAATGGGGCTATTTTATTGGCTTTAACGTGTTTTTAATAGTTGTATTATTTTTATCATTAAATTATAATTTAGCATTTAGCGAAAGAATTTTAAAACTTTTTTACAATAGCGATGAGTCTTTAAGACAAAGAACAGTTTTGTGGCTTGCATCTATAAAAGGATTTCTAAATAATCCATTTTTGGGGAATACATTTCTTATTTCATTAAAGCTAAAAAAAAGTATTGTTACATACCCTCATAACTTTATATTTGAGTCTTTTTACACTGGAGGAATAATAGGAGGAATGTTATATTTATACATACTTTTAGATTCTTTTAAAAAGGCATTAAAGATTTTAGTCAATTCAGAGTTAGGGTGGATATCACTTATTTTCATCCAATTTATTATCTTTGGGCTTTTATCATCATCAATATATTTTTTTTACCAATTTTGGTTGTTTCTTTTTTTAATATTAAGTGTATCTTTATTTTTAAAGGAAAACAAGAATAATAATAAATTTAATTAG
- a CDS encoding glycosyltransferase family 4 protein, which yields MRILLIHQYFLEKGDGGGSRFNEMTKTWSEQGHTVTVLAGMVHYNTGKKPEKYKGKYTFKDLQFYKGVDIIRCHVSESYNVNFLGRLWAYFSFVFASIYAGLYKTSGKYDVILVTSPPLFVGITAYVLSLIKRVPFVFEIRDLWPESAIDTGVLKNKLIIKFAYWFEGFIYKRAKLINVLTPAFRDKLINDKNVPKEKVIFIPNAADFSLAEEIQDDISFNAIEFKKLLGLENKFVITYVGAHGVANHLIQLIDSAEQLKHTNVIFQLIGAGMRKEELQKEVKKRNLNNVIFREPVAKAEVFKYILASDVGASVLKKVDTFKTIYSNKTFDYMSCKKPVLLAIDGVSRELINNANCGEYVEPENPKDIVRGVLKLLSLDKKELEKLGESGYKYAKKHFDRNVLAKEYVVNLKEI from the coding sequence ATGAGAATATTATTAATTCATCAATATTTTTTAGAAAAAGGAGACGGTGGAGGTTCTCGTTTTAATGAAATGACAAAAACCTGGTCAGAGCAAGGGCATACAGTTACTGTTTTAGCAGGTATGGTACATTATAATACAGGTAAGAAACCAGAAAAGTATAAAGGAAAATATACATTTAAAGATTTACAATTTTATAAAGGTGTAGATATAATTAGATGTCATGTATCAGAAAGTTACAATGTTAATTTTTTAGGTCGTTTATGGGCATACTTCTCATTTGTTTTTGCAAGTATATATGCAGGTTTATATAAAACTAGTGGTAAATATGATGTTATTTTAGTTACCTCACCACCTTTATTTGTAGGTATTACAGCTTATGTTTTGTCATTAATAAAAAGAGTTCCTTTTGTTTTTGAAATTAGAGATTTATGGCCGGAATCTGCTATAGACACAGGAGTTTTAAAAAATAAATTAATTATAAAATTTGCTTATTGGTTTGAGGGGTTTATTTATAAACGAGCAAAACTAATAAATGTATTAACTCCTGCTTTTAGAGATAAATTAATAAACGATAAGAATGTTCCAAAAGAGAAAGTAATTTTTATACCTAATGCGGCAGATTTTTCTTTAGCAGAAGAGATTCAAGATGATATTTCCTTTAATGCAATAGAATTTAAAAAACTATTAGGCTTAGAAAATAAGTTTGTTATTACTTATGTTGGAGCACATGGAGTTGCAAATCATTTAATTCAGTTAATAGATTCTGCTGAGCAATTAAAGCACACTAATGTTATTTTTCAGTTGATAGGAGCAGGAATGCGAAAAGAAGAATTACAAAAAGAAGTTAAAAAAAGAAATTTAAATAATGTTATTTTTAGAGAGCCTGTAGCTAAAGCAGAGGTTTTTAAGTATATTTTAGCTTCAGATGTTGGGGCATCTGTTTTGAAAAAAGTAGATACTTTTAAAACTATCTACTCAAACAAAACTTTTGATTATATGTCTTGTAAGAAACCTGTTTTATTAGCAATTGATGGTGTTTCTAGGGAGTTGATTAATAATGCAAATTGCGGCGAATATGTGGAGCCAGAAAATCCAAAAGATATTGTAAGAGGAGTTTTAAAATTATTATCATTAGATAAGAAAGAACTTGAAAAACTTGGAGAGTCTGGATACAAGTATGCAAAAAAACACTTTGATAGGAATGTGCTAGCCAAAGAGTATGTAGTAAATTTAAAGGAGATATAG